The genome window AAACATCGCCGCTACCCGTTCCGTGGTTGAATACAGCTTGCCCCACAATGTGTCCGTGGAAGCTGAGCTGGGAAGAATCGGGACCAGTGACTTCATCGAAACCGATACCGATGAGGAGTTGTACACAGAACCGGAAGAGGCCCAAGGGTTTGTGAAGGAGACGGGAGTCGATGCCCTGGCGGTTTCCGTAGGGACATCCCATGGAGTGTACAAGGTGCGGCAGCCAAAGATAGACTATGCTCGGCTCGATGCCATCCGGCAGTTAACATCGGTGCATCTGGTTCTACACGGCGGCTCCGGTGTTCCAGCTTCCATGCTTCATCAGGCCATTGCCAGACCCCAGGGGGGCATCAGCAAGGTTAATATCGCTACGGATCTGGAGTTGGCCTTCCTGGAGGCCGTCGGCAGCAAGGAAAGACTGACCAACCAGGAGTGCATGAAGCTACCTAGCTCGGTGTTGGTCCAAGGACAGGCCGCCGTCGAGGCCGTGGTACGCTCCAAGAAGCAAGATTTTGTCTGCAGCGCAGGCAAGGCAGAGGTGGAGGGATAGAGCATGGCGCGAGACCCCGCAAAGGTGGAACAGCTGCGGCAACTGGGCAGGCAGCTGGTGGAGCTGGGATTGACCTGGGGCAACGGGGGAAATATCAGTGTCCGAACCGGTACTAATAGCTTTCTGATTACCGCCAGTGGGACTTCTCTGGGCAGTTTGGAGCCAGGGGATTTTGCGGAATGCGATCTGGCCGGTAGACCCTTGGCCGGCGAGGAGAAAAGGCCCTCCAAGGAGGCGGGGATGCACGCTGCTATCTACAAGCAGCGTCCCGATATCAATGCCGTTATTCACTCCCACCCCTTTTACGGGTTAATCATGGCCTGCTGTCGTGAGGAGATTCCACAGAACTGGTTTATTGAAAACATGTATTATCTCGAAAGAACCGCCAGAGTAGATTACTATCATCCTGGATCGAAGGAGTTGGCAGAATCCGTTGGGGCCAAGGCTCGGGAGGCTAATCTGTTGATCTTAAATAACCATGGAATCATTGCCTATGATCACAGTCCCCAAGAGGCCCTGATGACCCTACAAACCTTTGAACTGGTCAGCCGGATGGATGTTGCCTGTAAAGGGGCTAATCTGGCGGTGGCGGGCTTGCCCGAGGAGCAGGTCCGAGAGTTTCTCGAAGAATCCGGTTACAAACCCCGAAGGGACTGGTCGGCCTTATGATTGGTGTAGTAGCAGACGATATTACCGGCGCCAATGATGTTGGCGTGATGTTCACCGCCGGCGGGTATACCGCCGATGTATACTCCTACGATCTGCCCTTGACCTTCCCCTTGGGGCGGCCCGATGTAGTGGTCCTGGATACCGACTCACGGCTCGATGATCCTGCCACCGCCTACAGAAAGGTGCGGGAGGCCACTAGAAAACTCATCGATGCTGGATGTACCCTCTTTTACAAGAAAACCTGTTCCGTTCTTCGAGGCAATGTCGGGCCGGAGCTCGATGGAATGCTGGATGAACTGGGTCAGGACTTTGCCATAGTTGCAGCGGGATTTCCCAAGAACGGACGGCAAACCATCGGAGGCATTCACTATGTCCGGGGGGTAGAGCTGGCCAAGTCGGAGTTTCGCAATGACCCAGTGCATCCCATGAGGGAGTCGAATCTGGTGAAGATCCTGACGGCGCAGACTCGGCGGCAAGTAGACTTTGTGGATCACCGTGTTGTGTCAGAGGGGCCAGAGTTCTTAAGACAGCACATTGAGAGGGCTAGAACCCGGTGTAACTATCTAGTTATCGATGTGGTGGACCAAAACTCCCTGAAAACAATTGCTGAAGCTGTCGGGGATCGTTACCTCATCGGTGGCAGTTCCGCCCTGGGTGAAGAACTGCCCTCGGTACTGGGCCCATCATCCCTGGGCAGCCACAGTCTGCCCGTGGCACCCTATGATGGCACGGGAATCCTGTGCGCCGCGGGAAGCCTGATGCCCCAAACCAGAGCCCAGGTGGAGATGGCAGTGGACCGGGGGGCTTTGGCCTTTGAGCTGGACACCGTGAGACTGATGGAAAGTGACGACAGCAGCTTCTTGCTGGCAAAGCTCAGTGAGTCGATTGTCAAGGAGATGCAAGCAGGAAGGGATGTGGTGGTACACACCAGCTCTGAGCCGGAAGCCGTCGCCGTGACCAAGAAGCTTGGGACGGCCAGGGGGTTATCTAATACCGCGGTGTCCCGTTTGGTTTCCGAGAGTATGGCCCAGGTAGTCAAAGCCTGTCTTGAGGCCACGGGACAAAGGCGGTTTCTCATCGCCGGAGGCGATACCTCCGCAGCGGTTTGTGCTGAATTGGGAATCAAGGGGATGCGGGTATGGCGGGAGATTCAGGCTGGGGTTCCCTCCTGCTACTCCCTCGATGGCGAGCCCCGTCTCTTTGTCCTGAAATCCGGCAGTTTTGGTCAACCAGACTTTTTTATCCAAGCGATAGAACACCTAAAGGCTCCCGACGCTAACTGAGGTCGGGAGCCTTCAAACTTAGAGGCAAGAGATATCTGGTTATCTCTGAACCCTTGTTCCAAGGGTGAGCCCCTGGGCTTTGAGCCGGTTGAGCAGTTCCACCATGGCGACCATCAACAGGGCAATCACCAACAGATAGAAGGGCAACAGGATCATCGATACCCGTTGTGCTAAGAAACCGAAGAGGGGAGGCATTGTCGTTGTTCCCACATAGGCACAGGCCATCTGCATTCCCATGATGGCCTGAGATAACTCTGCACCGAAATTCTCCGGGGTGTCATGGAGAAGGGCAGGGAAAATCGGTGCACAGCCCAATCCAATGACAAAAAAGCCTGCAGAGAAGACAAAGTCCCAGGCAGGAAGCAACAGGAGCAAAATGCCGAGGACGCTCATTCCCTGGCCAAGGCGGATTAGATCCCGGTTGGCAATCTTCAAGGTCAAAAGCCCCGAGAGGAACCGGCCGAAGGTAATGCCAAAGTAATACAGGGAAATCCAACGGGCCGCTATTTGGGGAGAGATACCTTTGGTGAGAACGAGAAAGCTGCTTCCCCAAAGCCCGGCGGTGGCCTCCACCGCACAATAGCAGAAAAAGGCAACCAAGATGGGCTTTGCTCCGGGAATCCTTAGCAGCTCTCTGGTGGAAAGCACCTGAGCCCTACTCCCTTCTGACTGCGCCCCCGACGAGAACCGTTTCCATAGGGGCAAAGAGAGGAGCAAAATGATCACCAGAGCCACTTGCAGCCAGCCAATAGCCGCGTATCCTGTCTGCCAGTTGCTGCTAGTCAGGCTAATGGACATAATTACCGGCCCGGCACTGGCACCGATACCCCAAAAGCAGTGAAGCCAGTTCATATGCTTTGCCTGGTAATGCAGGGCCACGAAGTTATTCAGTGCGGCATCGACACTGCCGGCACCAAGTCCCAGGGGAATTGCGAACAGGAGGAGAAACCAAAAGCTTCCGGAGAGGGAAACCCCCAGCAGGGCAACGGCAGTCATGGCAACGCTGACCACGGTGGTTACGCCGGTACCTAGTCGAGAGATAATCCTGTTACTAAACCAGCTGGAGATGATGGTTCCCCCAGAGATGGTAGCTGAGATAATCCCAGCCCAGGATATGGGAACTCCTAGATCTTTGTAGGCCGCTGGCCAGGCCGTTCCCAATATGGAATCCGGCAGTCCCAGACTGATAAAGGAAATATAGATAAGAACCAGGAGTAGCGTCAACAACAAGAATTCCTCCCCCAATTATGCGTCTCTAGTATTGTCCCTTCGGTGGTTGAGAAAATCAACCAGGAGATTGAAGGGAAACATACGCTGAGCGACCAGGAGCCTTGTCGCTAGGATAGCCTGAATCAAACCAATGATGCCATAGAGGACATGGAGAAAGACCACCGTATCCAGCATTAGACACTGGACGATGATCCAGATCACCAGGGCGCCGCCTAAGGTGGCGCTGACATACCCCGTATATTTTGACCTTCTCCTCAACGCCAAGGCCCCGGCAATATTTCCCACTCCCAGTAACCCAAAGAGAATGATCCCTGGGATGAGAAAGCTGCTAAAGGGCGAGTTGACCAAGCTCTCGGCCGAAACCCCCAGGGGATCATATGGATTAATCATCGCCGCGGCTCCTCCGAACAGAGCACCGATGCCCACATAGAGGTGGAAAAAGAAAAGCGTGTGGAGGACTAGTTTCATTTTACACCCTCTTCATTTTGATTAATTGCTTCCTTGGCGGTGATGGCCAGACGAATCGATAGGGTCACCGCGATTGCCAGCATGATTAACAACACCAAGATCGGAAACCTTGGATTGATTTCAAAGAGCCATCCTGCCAGAGGAGTAATCGGGATAATCAGCAGCATGCTCAGGGAGTTCATTCCCGACAAGAGTACTGCCCGGGCCCGATCATCGATGACGTTGGCGATAAAGGTGTCCCGCACCGGGTTAATCAGGGCCATACCGCAGGCGATTAGGACCGCGGCCACCGCGAGAACCGGATAGGACTGGGCCGGGGAAAGGATGAAAATGCCCATACCACCACAGAGCAAACTGGAACTGAGGATTAACCACTGGGGCAGTTTCTCCGGTTTGACCTTAGGAACGATCAGCAGCAAAGCTAGGATCATCACCAGGGATGAAAAGGTAGGCCAAATGGACACCACTGCCGGTGTTAGCTGTAATCCCCGCTCTGCCGTCATATACAGAGCGGAATAAGTATGCCATAGGGTGTTGTAAGCGAAATTGATGGTATATAGGAAAAACAGATAGACCAGGTTCCTGTTCTTGACCCCCATGGCAAAGATCTCTCGGTAATTAGCAAAGACATCACTGAATTTGGAGTTGCGCATCTCCTGAATTCGACTTCTTCCCACGCTGGTTTCCGTGACCCGGTAGTGTCTGGCGATCACCATTATTGTCACCGAGATCAGTGTCAGGCCGTAGATGATTCGAGCTCCCATGACCACTGAGTATCCCTGCACGATCCAGCCGGCCACCGGTGAAAAGAGTCCCGCTCCCAGTAACACCAGTTGAAGGGCAGCAAAGACCGTGGCCCGGCGGTGGGGGGCGGTATCCTCTACCAAGAGACAATTCCAGGAAGGACCGATGATCATGCTCATTCCATTGAGGATCGCCGCGGCGACGAAGTACCAGGGGTTTTGCGCGATCATCCACAGAAAGGTCGGGATAATCCAGGCAATGGTATCAAAGGTAATCAGGATCTTCTTGCGTCCAAAACGATCGGCGACGTATCCGCCGAGAGGTGCGACCAGCATCTGGGTAACCATTGTCAATGACGCCACGGCCCCGATTTGAGTCCCACTCATCCCGAGGGCGGCCATGAATAAAGAAGCATAGGTCCTGGTCCAATTTACTGGAATACCAAAGAGTGGTTCTGTGGCCAGCAGGAACTTAACGTTGCTGCTCATTCCTTCCGTTGCAGTTTGGTATCGTTTCCTCAGACCGTGAAAAAAGGTGCTGTTGGTCGGTCTAGTGACTGATGGTTTGATTGCCTTCTCCTCCATTCACCAGCTAATGCTCATACCTAATTCTTCGCAGCTAAGCCCGGTTCTCCTTGCCATTGGCGGAAGCTTCTAGGTTCCCCCTTGGTTATACAAGACAAGGACGTTGTCCTTTTCCAGAGAATGACTTCAATAGATGCCTTACCAACTATATGCAGCTAAAGGAGCAGATACCTATGCGCTCATATGGAATCCCGATTATCGATGGACATGCCCATTTCCCCGTTCCTCGACAGGAACAAAAACCGCCGCAAGCAGCTGGCGATGAGAGAGCACAGCGCCGTCGCCAGGCCTTGGCCCAGGCTCGGGCAGCATCTCAAGCTAAGTGGCGACAGATGTGGGGATTTCCTTTGCCGGAAGCAGACCCACCGGGGATTTTCGTCCAAGCCGAGCGTTGGGTCCAGGATCTAGACGCCAAAGGCATTGAGAAAATTGTCTTTGCTGCCGGCGGTGGGAACGATACCTTAGCGGAAATCGTCAGTCGACACCCCGACCGGTTTATCGGCTACGCCCATCATGATCCCTTCTTGCCCAATGCCAAGGAAGAGCTGCGTCGGGCAGTTGAGGAATTGGGGCTAAAGGGCTACAAGATCATTGCTCCCGCTCTCGAGGGGGATATAGCCAGCAAGGAGCTCTGGCCCCTCTGGGAAACGGTGGAGGAGCTGGAGATTCCGGTATTGATTCACTTTGGTCCCTTAGGCGGCGTGGGAGGAATCGCGGATCATCCCAACATCAATCCCCTGAAAATCCATGATGTGGCTAAGGCCTTTCCGACGATTCCGATTATCATTCCACACTTTGGCTGTGGCTTTCCCACGGAATTGCTGCGCCTGTGTTGGGCCTGCAGCAACATCTATACCGACACATCCGGTTCTAACGAATGGGTTCGCTGGATGATTCCCGATACCACTTTAACGGACCTATTTCGGAAGTTTCTCGAGACTATCGGACCGGAGCGAATCATCTTCGCCACAGATTCCTCCTGGTTTCCCCGGGGATTTAGTCAACCCTACCTCGACGAACAACTGAGAATCTGTCATAGTCTCAACCTGTCGCAAGGGGACATGGAGAAGATCTTTTCTGGGAACATCTCCCGGTTATTGGCCTTAGAGAGGAAGGCCTAGGACGGGAAAGAGGAAGGTCAAGTCAGAGTTACTGAGCAAGGAGTGCAAACCTTGGAGATTAGAAAACTATCCCGT of Bacillota bacterium contains these proteins:
- a CDS encoding four-carbon acid sugar kinase family protein; translated protein: MIGVVADDITGANDVGVMFTAGGYTADVYSYDLPLTFPLGRPDVVVLDTDSRLDDPATAYRKVREATRKLIDAGCTLFYKKTCSVLRGNVGPELDGMLDELGQDFAIVAAGFPKNGRQTIGGIHYVRGVELAKSEFRNDPVHPMRESNLVKILTAQTRRQVDFVDHRVVSEGPEFLRQHIERARTRCNYLVIDVVDQNSLKTIAEAVGDRYLIGGSSALGEELPSVLGPSSLGSHSLPVAPYDGTGILCAAGSLMPQTRAQVEMAVDRGALAFELDTVRLMESDDSSFLLAKLSESIVKEMQAGRDVVVHTSSEPEAVAVTKKLGTARGLSNTAVSRLVSESMAQVVKACLEATGQRRFLIAGGDTSAAVCAELGIKGMRVWREIQAGVPSCYSLDGEPRLFVLKSGSFGQPDFFIQAIEHLKAPDAN
- a CDS encoding class II fructose-bisphosphate aldolase gives rise to the protein MSRRRPENLITLREILTEAERGQYAVGSFSPRCLPLIQPILRAAQDLASPVIVQISQIEFDRYKITAEEFAAKFYELLEAEKITVPVVLHLDHTWELAVIQEAIAAGFTSVMIDASKLPLEENIAATRSVVEYSLPHNVSVEAELGRIGTSDFIETDTDEELYTEPEEAQGFVKETGVDALAVSVGTSHGVYKVRQPKIDYARLDAIRQLTSVHLVLHGGSGVPASMLHQAIARPQGGISKVNIATDLELAFLEAVGSKERLTNQECMKLPSSVLVQGQAAVEAVVRSKKQDFVCSAGKAEVEG
- a CDS encoding MFS transporter codes for the protein MLLTLLLVLIYISFISLGLPDSILGTAWPAAYKDLGVPISWAGIISATISGGTIISSWFSNRIISRLGTGVTTVVSVAMTAVALLGVSLSGSFWFLLLFAIPLGLGAGSVDAALNNFVALHYQAKHMNWLHCFWGIGASAGPVIMSISLTSSNWQTGYAAIGWLQVALVIILLLSLPLWKRFSSGAQSEGSRAQVLSTRELLRIPGAKPILVAFFCYCAVEATAGLWGSSFLVLTKGISPQIAARWISLYYFGITFGRFLSGLLTLKIANRDLIRLGQGMSVLGILLLLLPAWDFVFSAGFFVIGLGCAPIFPALLHDTPENFGAELSQAIMGMQMACAYVGTTTMPPLFGFLAQRVSMILLPFYLLVIALLMVAMVELLNRLKAQGLTLGTRVQR
- a CDS encoding MFS transporter, yielding MSSNVKFLLATEPLFGIPVNWTRTYASLFMAALGMSGTQIGAVASLTMVTQMLVAPLGGYVADRFGRKKILITFDTIAWIIPTFLWMIAQNPWYFVAAAILNGMSMIIGPSWNCLLVEDTAPHRRATVFAALQLVLLGAGLFSPVAGWIVQGYSVVMGARIIYGLTLISVTIMVIARHYRVTETSVGRSRIQEMRNSKFSDVFANYREIFAMGVKNRNLVYLFFLYTINFAYNTLWHTYSALYMTAERGLQLTPAVVSIWPTFSSLVMILALLLIVPKVKPEKLPQWLILSSSLLCGGMGIFILSPAQSYPVLAVAAVLIACGMALINPVRDTFIANVIDDRARAVLLSGMNSLSMLLIIPITPLAGWLFEINPRFPILVLLIMLAIAVTLSIRLAITAKEAINQNEEGVK
- a CDS encoding amidohydrolase, coding for MRSYGIPIIDGHAHFPVPRQEQKPPQAAGDERAQRRRQALAQARAASQAKWRQMWGFPLPEADPPGIFVQAERWVQDLDAKGIEKIVFAAGGGNDTLAEIVSRHPDRFIGYAHHDPFLPNAKEELRRAVEELGLKGYKIIAPALEGDIASKELWPLWETVEELEIPVLIHFGPLGGVGGIADHPNINPLKIHDVAKAFPTIPIIIPHFGCGFPTELLRLCWACSNIYTDTSGSNEWVRWMIPDTTLTDLFRKFLETIGPERIIFATDSSWFPRGFSQPYLDEQLRICHSLNLSQGDMEKIFSGNISRLLALERKA
- a CDS encoding class II aldolase/adducin family protein — encoded protein: MARDPAKVEQLRQLGRQLVELGLTWGNGGNISVRTGTNSFLITASGTSLGSLEPGDFAECDLAGRPLAGEEKRPSKEAGMHAAIYKQRPDINAVIHSHPFYGLIMACCREEIPQNWFIENMYYLERTARVDYYHPGSKELAESVGAKAREANLLILNNHGIIAYDHSPQEALMTLQTFELVSRMDVACKGANLAVAGLPEEQVREFLEESGYKPRRDWSAL